The following coding sequences are from one Microbacterium sp. SSM24 window:
- a CDS encoding maltotransferase domain-containing protein, translating into MASTKSPTPERPWRSASALPLRAAPVQESPFTTATGRIPLTKPSPAIPGEPYLPKAFNGEAVPFGVTAFREGHDRIGVHLRLHSPSGDESLHRVSPLENGLDRWATAVALREDGLWTFRFEAFGDEFLTWQHAADVKIEAGVDIDLMREMGALLFDRAQAERDRPAAERKTLAGAAAALRDAHVGTDGALTIVRDPAIARFFAQRPVMSITAQGPQLEILVERERAGVGSWYEFFPRSEGARRFKDGRVKPGNLRTARARIPAVRDMGFDVLYIPPVHPIGTTNRKGRNNTLTAEPGDPGSPYGIGSPDGGHDAVSPELGTMADFRAFVRAAAENGMEVALDLALNASPDHPWVAEHPEWFVRLPDGSIAYAENPPKKYQDIYPVYFDTDPAGVYAEVLRVVRHWIAQGVTIFRVDNPHTKPLEFWEWLIATVNAERPDIIFLAEAFSRPEVMQTLAKAGFQQSYSYYTWRNTKQELEEFFTSIATETADFMRPNLFVNTHDILTEYLQFGGRPAYAIRAALAATAAPTWGVYAGYELFENVARPGSEENIDNEKYEIKVRDWQGAEARGDSLAPWLRRLNEIRRDHPALRQLRNLTVHWSDDDAILVFAKHLPGALSPTGRSDTLIVVANTDPHSVRQTMVHLDTTVWGVEPGDAFDVEDLVTGARWTWSDHNFVMLDAFTDPVHILHVKEKR; encoded by the coding sequence GTGGCATCGACCAAGAGTCCGACCCCCGAACGTCCCTGGCGGAGCGCCTCCGCGCTCCCACTCCGCGCGGCCCCTGTGCAGGAATCCCCTTTCACGACCGCGACCGGGCGCATCCCCCTCACCAAGCCGTCGCCGGCGATCCCCGGCGAGCCGTACCTGCCCAAAGCCTTCAACGGAGAGGCAGTGCCGTTCGGGGTGACAGCGTTCCGCGAGGGGCACGACCGCATCGGCGTGCACCTCCGTCTCCACTCCCCCTCGGGAGATGAATCCCTGCACCGTGTCTCGCCTCTGGAGAACGGGCTCGATCGCTGGGCGACGGCGGTCGCGCTGCGCGAGGACGGTCTGTGGACGTTCCGCTTCGAGGCGTTCGGAGACGAGTTCCTCACGTGGCAGCACGCTGCCGACGTCAAGATCGAGGCCGGCGTCGACATCGACCTCATGCGTGAGATGGGCGCTCTCCTGTTCGATCGCGCCCAAGCCGAGAGGGACCGTCCTGCAGCCGAGCGCAAGACCCTCGCCGGAGCGGCTGCGGCGCTCCGCGACGCGCATGTGGGGACCGACGGCGCCCTGACGATCGTGCGCGACCCCGCGATCGCCCGGTTCTTCGCGCAGCGGCCGGTCATGTCGATCACCGCGCAGGGACCGCAGCTCGAGATCCTGGTCGAACGCGAGCGGGCCGGCGTCGGCTCATGGTACGAGTTCTTCCCCCGATCCGAGGGCGCCAGGCGATTCAAGGACGGGCGGGTGAAGCCGGGCAACCTGCGCACGGCGCGTGCGCGGATTCCCGCCGTCCGCGACATGGGCTTCGACGTGCTCTACATCCCTCCGGTCCATCCGATCGGCACGACCAATCGCAAGGGCCGCAACAACACCCTCACCGCTGAGCCGGGTGACCCGGGATCGCCCTACGGAATCGGCTCCCCGGACGGCGGGCACGATGCCGTGAGTCCGGAGCTCGGCACCATGGCCGACTTCCGCGCGTTCGTGAGGGCGGCGGCCGAGAACGGGATGGAGGTCGCTCTCGACCTCGCTCTCAACGCCTCGCCCGACCACCCGTGGGTCGCGGAACACCCGGAGTGGTTCGTCCGGCTGCCCGACGGATCGATCGCCTACGCCGAGAATCCGCCGAAGAAGTACCAGGACATCTACCCGGTGTACTTCGACACCGATCCGGCCGGCGTCTACGCAGAGGTGCTCCGGGTCGTGCGGCACTGGATCGCCCAGGGCGTGACCATCTTCCGCGTCGACAACCCCCACACGAAGCCGCTGGAGTTCTGGGAGTGGCTGATCGCAACCGTGAACGCCGAGCGCCCCGACATCATCTTCCTCGCCGAGGCCTTCTCGCGGCCCGAGGTGATGCAGACGCTGGCGAAGGCCGGATTCCAGCAGAGCTACTCGTACTACACGTGGCGCAACACGAAGCAGGAGCTCGAGGAGTTCTTCACCTCGATCGCGACCGAGACCGCCGACTTCATGCGGCCGAACCTGTTCGTGAACACCCACGACATCCTCACGGAGTACCTCCAGTTCGGCGGACGACCGGCCTACGCGATCCGTGCTGCGCTCGCCGCGACGGCCGCCCCGACCTGGGGTGTCTACGCGGGGTACGAGCTGTTCGAGAACGTCGCCCGACCGGGGTCGGAAGAGAACATCGACAACGAGAAGTACGAGATCAAGGTGCGCGACTGGCAGGGTGCGGAGGCACGCGGCGACTCCCTCGCCCCGTGGCTTCGCCGCCTGAACGAGATCCGGCGGGATCACCCCGCGCTGCGCCAGTTGCGCAACCTCACCGTCCACTGGAGCGACGACGACGCGATCCTCGTGTTCGCGAAGCACCTTCCGGGGGCGCTCTCGCCCACGGGACGCAGCGACACGCTCATCGTGGTCGCCAACACCGACCCGCATTCCGTGCGGCAGACGATGGTCCACCTCGACACCACGGTGTGGGGCGTCGAACCGGGCGATGCGTTCGACGTCGAGGACCTCGTCACCGGTGCGCGCTGGACGTGGTCGGACCACAACTTCGTGATGCTCGACGCATTCACCGACCCCGTGCACATCCTCCACGTCAAGGAGAAGCGATGA
- the glgB gene encoding 1,4-alpha-glucan branching protein GlgB has product MTPSDQVLEAVGAGAHHDPHAVLGMHPAEDGPDAAEWVIRARRPLAHSVTAVFVDGTRVPLEHVRAGVWEGTRSGDQRRYELVTTYPDAADYVADDPYRFPPTIGELDLHLIGEGRHEELWRVLGAHVREHEGVTGTAFTVWAPNARAVRVTGSFNDWDGKSHAMRSMGGNGVWELFVPGIGAGTTYKFELLGRNGAWVTKADPMARFAEVPPATASVVVESSYRWEDDRWMSRRARETPVSRPMSVYELHFGSWRPGLSYRDAADQLIDYVTAQGFTHIEFLPLAEHPFGGSWGYQVTGYYAPTSRFGHPDDLRYLIDRLHGADIGVIMDWVPGHFPKDAFALARFDGEPLYEHADPRRGEHRDWGTYIFDYGRSEVRNFLVANALYWFEEFHVDGLRVDAVASMLYLDYSREEGQWVPNVHGGRENLEAIGFLQEVTATAYKRYPGIAMIAEESTSFPGVTAPTSQAGLGFGFKWNMGWMNDSLQYIKRDPMYRSHHEGELSFSFVYAFSENYVLPISHDEVVHGKGSLFGRMPGDHWQKLANMRAFLAYMWGHPGKQLLFMGQEFGQLSEWSEGRSLDWWLLDQPSHAQLQDFVATLNRVYRDHSALWARDSDGAAFTRLGAPQWNQNVIAFSRRDWHGNAVAVICNFSGEPITSFELDLPERGVWHEILNSDAQAYGGSGVGNLGMVHAGDGGRTKMVLPPLGVLWLRHDPEAHIPSPTQG; this is encoded by the coding sequence ATGACCCCGTCAGATCAGGTGCTCGAGGCGGTCGGCGCTGGAGCCCACCACGACCCGCATGCCGTGCTCGGCATGCATCCCGCGGAGGACGGTCCCGACGCCGCCGAATGGGTCATCCGCGCGCGACGTCCGCTCGCCCACAGCGTGACGGCGGTCTTCGTCGACGGCACGCGGGTCCCGCTCGAACACGTGCGAGCCGGCGTGTGGGAGGGCACCCGCTCCGGAGACCAGCGCCGCTACGAACTGGTGACCACCTACCCGGATGCCGCGGACTATGTCGCAGACGACCCCTACCGTTTTCCGCCGACGATCGGCGAACTCGATCTGCACCTGATCGGAGAGGGGCGCCACGAGGAGTTGTGGCGCGTCCTCGGGGCACACGTGCGCGAGCACGAAGGAGTCACGGGCACCGCGTTCACGGTGTGGGCGCCCAACGCACGCGCCGTGCGGGTGACGGGGTCGTTCAACGACTGGGACGGCAAGAGCCACGCGATGCGCTCGATGGGCGGCAACGGGGTGTGGGAGCTCTTCGTCCCCGGTATCGGAGCGGGCACGACCTACAAGTTCGAGCTGCTCGGCCGCAACGGCGCGTGGGTGACCAAGGCCGACCCGATGGCCCGGTTCGCCGAGGTTCCGCCCGCCACGGCATCCGTCGTCGTGGAGTCCTCGTATCGCTGGGAGGACGACCGATGGATGTCGCGCCGCGCCCGCGAGACGCCGGTGTCGCGCCCGATGTCGGTCTACGAACTGCACTTCGGCTCGTGGCGACCGGGCCTGTCGTATCGGGATGCCGCTGACCAGCTCATCGACTACGTGACCGCTCAGGGATTCACGCACATCGAGTTCCTGCCGCTGGCGGAGCATCCGTTCGGCGGCTCGTGGGGCTACCAGGTCACCGGCTACTACGCCCCGACGAGCCGATTCGGCCACCCCGATGATCTCCGATACCTCATCGACCGCCTGCACGGCGCCGACATCGGCGTGATCATGGACTGGGTTCCCGGCCACTTCCCCAAGGACGCGTTCGCCCTCGCCCGCTTCGACGGCGAGCCGCTGTACGAGCATGCGGACCCTCGGCGGGGTGAGCACCGCGACTGGGGCACGTACATCTTCGACTACGGCCGCAGCGAAGTGCGCAACTTCCTCGTGGCCAACGCCCTGTACTGGTTCGAGGAGTTCCACGTCGACGGACTTCGCGTCGACGCCGTCGCCTCGATGCTGTACCTCGATTACTCCCGCGAAGAGGGCCAGTGGGTGCCGAACGTGCACGGCGGCCGGGAGAACCTCGAAGCGATCGGGTTCCTGCAGGAGGTCACCGCGACCGCGTACAAGCGCTACCCGGGCATCGCGATGATCGCCGAGGAGTCCACCAGCTTCCCGGGTGTCACGGCTCCGACGAGCCAGGCCGGTCTCGGCTTCGGCTTCAAGTGGAACATGGGCTGGATGAACGACTCCCTGCAGTACATCAAGCGCGATCCGATGTACCGCTCCCACCATGAGGGCGAACTGTCCTTCTCGTTCGTCTACGCGTTCAGCGAGAACTATGTCCTGCCCATCAGCCATGACGAGGTGGTGCACGGCAAGGGCAGCCTGTTCGGCCGGATGCCCGGAGACCACTGGCAGAAGCTCGCCAACATGCGGGCGTTCCTCGCCTACATGTGGGGTCACCCGGGCAAGCAGCTGCTGTTCATGGGGCAGGAGTTCGGTCAGCTGTCGGAATGGTCCGAGGGTCGATCGCTCGACTGGTGGCTGCTCGACCAGCCTTCGCACGCCCAGCTGCAGGATTTCGTGGCGACTCTCAACCGGGTCTACCGCGACCACTCCGCCCTGTGGGCGCGCGACAGCGATGGCGCGGCCTTCACCCGCCTGGGCGCGCCGCAGTGGAACCAGAACGTCATCGCGTTCTCACGCCGCGACTGGCACGGGAACGCGGTCGCGGTGATCTGCAACTTCTCGGGAGAGCCGATCACCTCCTTCGAACTCGACCTCCCGGAGCGTGGCGTGTGGCACGAGATCCTCAACTCCGACGCGCAGGCCTACGGCGGCTCGGGCGTCGGGAACCTCGGAATGGTGCACGCCGGCGACGGGGGTCGCACGAAGATGGTGCTGCCTCCGCTCGGCGTGCTGTGGCTCCGGCACGATCCAGAGGCCCACATACCGTCTCCCACGCAGGGCTGA
- a CDS encoding glycosyl transferase, translating into MRFVWAVAAFVLAAVMIGAGIAQRTVFQGPDTAVAAIAVDEEAPYLVIDGSVLNEVDGAQTLRAQADGDIFAAYGRTADMTAWLAETPYNVASLDDQGEIVTELVEPAPPADTTADSSATDDAKPDDATTTDDAASTAGETTDGAAAVEEPARSPIGSDLWLDEFQQSDILIAPLQLPKGMSVLVATDGTASAPTAVSVSWPIPNATPWAGPLIVGGGIVLAIGVFLYILGIRHARRSRGPRRKGLPLAVTEPIDIAVEGADKGVISSTPPTRRAVTRGRRSLVVLPAVAVSALLFSGCSAEAWPDLAPTPTPSASATVLVPEGQQAPAVTKPQAERILARIADTVSEADAAMDEDLASTRLGGAALAARSTNYKLRGAIADYAVPAAILTKPLEIVLPQAYDGWPRSVMTVVDDDASKTSSIMVLTQDDPWAPYKLSYVASLEASTTMPDLHPVYIGAVQPAPNSQFLAIAPEDLAAAYSDIINKGEKSEFFDMFEAEGDELRERIAVNRQERLDEFNKTASKTGSLTFASAPGTFAPFALATVESGAIVAVNINETDTVKPTNADAVIKLDNNATVKALAGADQSATGFTTTFTDQVFFYVPTQGSTEKIRLLGYASDILDAKVIK; encoded by the coding sequence GTGCGTTTCGTATGGGCCGTCGCGGCATTCGTGCTCGCCGCCGTGATGATCGGAGCGGGCATCGCTCAGCGGACGGTCTTCCAAGGTCCCGACACCGCCGTCGCCGCGATCGCGGTCGACGAGGAGGCTCCCTACCTCGTGATCGATGGCTCGGTGCTCAACGAGGTCGACGGCGCACAGACGCTGCGCGCGCAGGCCGACGGCGACATCTTCGCCGCCTACGGTCGCACCGCCGACATGACGGCGTGGCTCGCCGAGACCCCGTACAACGTGGCGAGCCTGGATGACCAGGGCGAGATCGTCACCGAACTGGTCGAGCCCGCGCCGCCCGCGGACACGACCGCCGATTCCTCCGCCACCGACGACGCGAAGCCCGACGACGCGACGACGACCGACGACGCGGCGTCGACCGCCGGCGAGACGACAGACGGCGCCGCTGCCGTCGAGGAGCCGGCTCGCAGCCCCATCGGCTCCGACCTGTGGCTCGACGAGTTCCAGCAGAGCGACATCCTGATCGCACCGCTGCAGCTTCCGAAGGGCATGAGCGTGCTCGTCGCCACCGACGGCACCGCTTCCGCTCCGACCGCCGTGTCGGTCTCCTGGCCGATTCCCAACGCCACGCCGTGGGCGGGCCCGCTCATCGTCGGCGGCGGCATCGTCCTGGCGATCGGCGTGTTCCTGTACATCCTCGGCATCCGCCACGCGCGCCGGTCGCGCGGTCCCCGGCGCAAGGGCCTCCCGCTGGCCGTCACCGAGCCCATCGACATCGCCGTCGAGGGCGCCGACAAGGGCGTGATCAGCTCGACGCCGCCGACTCGCCGCGCCGTGACTCGCGGTCGCCGATCGCTCGTGGTGCTGCCCGCCGTGGCCGTCTCGGCGCTGCTCTTCAGCGGATGCTCCGCCGAGGCGTGGCCGGACCTCGCGCCCACCCCGACGCCCTCGGCGTCGGCGACCGTCCTCGTGCCCGAGGGACAGCAGGCTCCCGCCGTCACGAAGCCGCAGGCCGAGCGCATCCTCGCGCGCATCGCCGACACCGTCTCCGAAGCGGATGCCGCGATGGACGAGGATCTCGCGTCGACCCGCCTCGGCGGGGCGGCGCTGGCCGCGCGGTCCACCAACTACAAGCTGCGCGGAGCCATCGCCGACTATGCGGTGCCCGCCGCGATCCTCACCAAGCCGCTCGAGATCGTGCTTCCGCAGGCCTACGACGGCTGGCCCCGCTCCGTGATGACCGTGGTCGACGACGATGCGTCGAAGACGTCGAGCATCATGGTGCTCACGCAGGACGACCCGTGGGCGCCCTACAAGCTCTCGTACGTTGCGAGCCTCGAGGCATCCACGACGATGCCCGACCTTCATCCGGTGTACATCGGTGCCGTGCAGCCCGCGCCGAACTCGCAGTTCCTCGCGATCGCGCCGGAGGATCTCGCCGCGGCTTACTCCGACATCATCAACAAGGGCGAGAAGAGCGAGTTCTTCGACATGTTCGAGGCCGAGGGCGACGAGTTGCGCGAGCGCATCGCCGTCAACCGTCAGGAGCGCCTCGACGAGTTCAACAAGACCGCCTCGAAGACCGGCAGCCTGACCTTCGCATCGGCGCCGGGCACGTTCGCTCCGTTCGCGCTCGCCACGGTCGAGAGCGGCGCGATCGTCGCGGTGAACATCAACGAGACCGACACGGTGAAGCCGACCAACGCCGACGCGGTCATCAAGCTCGACAACAACGCCACGGTGAAGGCGCTGGCCGGCGCAGATCAGTCGGCGACCGGCTTCACGACCACGTTCACCGATCAGGTCTTCTTCTACGTGCCGACCCAGGGGTCGACCGAGAAGATCCGCCTGCTCGGGTACGCCTCCGACATCCTCGACGCGAAGGTGATCAAGTGA
- a CDS encoding tetratricopeptide repeat protein, giving the protein MTDPASGAALRGAVDLSALRNRPAPSAAGDGQGPAGAASVPSLVMDVTDETFPQVLELSRTVPVVIDLWAEWCGPCKQLSPVLERVVTELGGRLLLAKVDVDANPQLSQAFRAQSIPLVVALVAGQPVPLFTGAVPEQQVREVFAQLLQLAAQNGVTGTVTADGASETDAAAEAPAEPPLPPLHAEAFDAIEAGDYPRAIAAYEKALAENPRDAEARAGLGQVRLLDRVQGADLQAARDAAAAAPTDIEAQFAVADLDLAGGHVEDAFARLLDLFAQLPSDDRAPVRERLLELFALVGDGDPHVIRARGSLSSLLF; this is encoded by the coding sequence GTGACCGATCCCGCCTCGGGCGCCGCTCTGCGCGGCGCCGTGGACCTCTCTGCGCTGCGCAATCGACCTGCCCCGTCGGCCGCGGGGGACGGGCAGGGGCCGGCAGGTGCGGCATCCGTGCCGTCGCTCGTGATGGACGTCACCGACGAGACGTTCCCCCAGGTGCTCGAACTGTCGCGCACGGTCCCGGTCGTCATCGACCTGTGGGCGGAGTGGTGCGGGCCGTGCAAGCAGCTGAGCCCCGTGCTCGAGCGCGTCGTCACAGAACTCGGCGGACGCCTCCTGCTCGCGAAGGTCGACGTCGACGCCAACCCGCAGCTGTCCCAGGCATTCCGCGCTCAGTCGATCCCGTTGGTCGTCGCGCTCGTCGCGGGTCAGCCGGTCCCGCTGTTCACGGGCGCCGTCCCCGAGCAGCAGGTGCGCGAGGTCTTCGCCCAGCTCCTCCAGCTCGCGGCGCAGAACGGCGTGACGGGAACGGTCACCGCAGACGGGGCGTCCGAGACGGATGCTGCGGCCGAAGCCCCCGCGGAGCCGCCGCTCCCGCCGCTGCACGCCGAGGCGTTCGACGCGATCGAGGCGGGCGACTACCCGCGCGCGATCGCCGCGTACGAGAAGGCGCTCGCCGAGAACCCGAGGGACGCCGAGGCGCGCGCCGGTCTGGGGCAGGTCCGCCTGCTCGATCGTGTGCAGGGCGCCGACCTGCAGGCCGCGCGTGACGCCGCTGCCGCGGCGCCGACGGACATCGAGGCGCAGTTCGCGGTCGCCGATCTGGATCTGGCCGGCGGACACGTCGAGGACGCCTTCGCGCGACTGCTCGACCTGTTCGCACAGCTGCCGTCCGACGATCGTGCGCCGGTGCGTGAGCGTCTGCTCGAGCTGTTCGCCCTGGTCGGCGACGGCGACCCGCACGTCATCCGCGCGAGGGGCAGCCTCTCGTCGCTGCTGTTCTGA